The segment ATCTAATATTCTAATGTATACAATGTATCCTGCTTTGTAACCAAGTGAATTGATTTCCCTGTGCTGATTGCTATCATGTGTTGTATGGATGTATCAACAATCTGGTGTAAATTGTTGGTTATTTTATTTTGCATTCTCTGTGAGATCACTGCTTGGTTTGGACCCCAGTGACTGCATGATAGTGTGTATTGGTGCCATGCTCTCTGATTATATATCTGCCTAAAGTTTTTGCTGGGTTGAGTTGTAGTTGCAATCATTTTACTCAGATTCAATTTGAACTTTGGAGACTAAAGATGTCAAGATTTCTGCTTCTTTTTTCATCTCCTGCACcatttcattcttttttcttcaattttgaaGTGTGCAGTAACTTCTCTAAACTGGTATCAGGTGATTTTGCAAACTTGATGTTTTAGCCAAGCATAGTACCATTATATTGCAGATATGCTGAATGTGGCTTTGTATTCGGTTCTTCAAGTTGGAAGCATGGGGTTCGAAATGCTGGATGCACGTGAATGAGGTTTTAAGACCATGGTtgtgtcatttgagacaaaagtGCTACTTGCAGAAAATATTTGCCTTTTGTTCTTGCAGTAACATTTTttcatttaatttcagcatatgatttTGAAATCCATGTGATTATTTGTCACGGTAAACTGAAATGTGAAGTCAACAATGTTAAGTCACAAGAAACTTCTGCTGCTATGGCATCCATGGAGGAGGATTAGGTTGCATGTGCTATGTATGATGGATTCATATGATAACAAGACCCATATGATGTTGATGGAATAGGAAATTCTGATAAGCCGAAGGAAAAAATATGGTCAAGAAGGATGATTTTTCCCTGCCAATTGTGTAGTCATGCTTTCCACATACAGGAGAACTAACAGAGACAAATATGAAGGAGACCATAAATGAGTTGCATGGATGCCAACAGCTGCATGTTGAAATTGTCTATTCACAGTGAGAATTCTTGCTTTCTTTTCCCTAGCAAAGCTTGTGATTCTATATTTTgtctattttatttaattatttcgcAGGGATGGCTGTTTTGTAGGATATCTTCTGCTACTGGTATCAAGATGGCTTGAAGATTTATAAGATAGAAGGAAGAGAGCTGATAAGTTTTGAAGACAGGTTAAGGTTTCTTCGAGGGCACTGGAGAGTACTGCAGTATGGATGTTGTGCTTTTGCTTTGTTCAACGACATGTTCCTGAGCTGGATCCAAGGTAGTGAATTTATTTGCACATCTTTGAATCTTGGTCAATTCAAGCACAATCTTTATTTTCTCCAATTGTCTTCTTCCACAACATGAACATTTCACGAAACCTGTTTTTGTTCATAGAGGACATTCTTGTCTGCTTAAGCTCGGTCATCAGATCTTGGTGGGAAGAATTTATTTagataagaaaaggaaaaaaaaaaaattgacttcATTCATATCTGCGAGCTCTTCCGTTTTTTAGGTTGCTAAGCGAGAGCCACATGTCTGATATTGAGATACCCATAGATCTAATCCAAGCTTACTACACTCGTATCACCAATATTTTACGTGGATTAGAGGGTGTACGTTCCCTGGCACCAGGAACTAGAGTGTATATCTAAATCAGAGAACGGAAATTAACTCTTGCTAAGATTCCTCAGATGAGGGACAAGAGGggcaaaaaagggggaaaaaaaaatgaaagaaaagagaaaaaaaaggtttCCTTTAAGAGACCGTGAGCTATTTTGGACATGAAATCTTTTATGTTTTCCAATTGGCACGCATAAGTGTTTCTATCATACTTTCCTATTTTCCAAACTAAGTGGGGTTAGGCCTACAAATAGGTCGGGTCGGATCGGATTCTGAGTGATTCTGATCTGATCTGATTTTTTGATTGGGTCTTGATATTGGATTCATATCCAtcctaataaaaaattagatcgaaTCGGATCATGGTCGAATTTATTGACCTATTGGATCATTCGGATCGGGTTGGGTCCATATACAATCCGGCTTCAATCTATGAATGTGGGTCTGGTTCGAATGCGCTTCGGAACGGGTCGGATCGAATCACGagtttaatttatttgaaacctACCATCAGTGAATACTAATGCTAAATGACAATTAAGAaaagttcttttcttttttttcctccaatcTTTCAActgtaatttttaataattaattatattagatAGCAAAGAAAAACAAACGATTTTTGAGAAGAGTCAAGATTTCAGaagtctacaaaaaaaaaatataaattttatatagtgatataattatttcaatctaaaatatcatataacAGGAATATTTGTACATGATTAAAAATGAGATTGCATATATTGTGGATGATACAATATTTATGCATATTAGAGTATGCTCTGAAATTTCTTAAAGCCAATAAATCGAATTGGAATTCAAGAAGCCATCTTGCTTTTGTACCTCGTAGTACAGTAAACataaaatagaaaatttaaaaaattgagcCCACCAAAAAGTTGAAAAAGTAATCGAGATGTCCTTCATTTAAATTATCAGGAATCCATCCAATCTTTCCTTCTCGAATTGTTATATATGTTACAACAGTCAGAATAAAAGAACTgaagggtttgaaaaatttttagttttggaCATTTTTAGTTTGGGAATCGGATGGGGAAGACCgaagggtttgaaaaattttggtccaAGTCCAAACCCCTATTTGGGTGAGTCACTCTAACTGGATTCGGATCCTATATTTGGGTTCGGATCGGGTTGAGTCGGGTCATGTATCTTAAGATCCAAATTAACCTAAATATCTCCACGGGTTGGGTCGGATCGAATTGGGTCCAAATTCAGAAAATCCAAATCCAATCCGAAAAAAAGGAACGGATCCAATTTTTGAACCCGACCCGACTCCATGGGTCTTTTAAatgggtttgggtcgggtctaaCCGGGTCGGTCGAGGTGGATCATGGATCAACCCGATCTATTTGCAGTCTTAGTTGGGGTCATGAGAGGATGGATGGATAAGACTGGAAGGACGGAGATCTCTATCCATCATTTGGTTTAATAAGTCACAGCGAGAAtgggtgaaaaaaaaaattatttatccatcCTAGCCTATCAATTTGCATCCTCTTAATTTGGGAGGATGCAAAGAAGAATGAATAGTGCATTGATGGATGAATTTTTGCATTGACAAAATtatcttttcttaatttttttgaaaaaaatataatatttttttttattttttcattcatattatttatatatatttttatatatacttttaatcatatactattaaattttattactaattattttaattttaatgcataattttaataattataattattttctatttctctatttttatttaatatttttaattaattatttgtataatattaattaactatttaaattaattataaattaactaattatttatataatatatataattaattcattaataattattataaaatcatgtattaaattaaattaaattaaatttaatatttatataattttttatataattaaagattataaaaattattagtttatacattatttatttctttagtactatataaatattataaattaataatagtaATATTTTTACTAAAGAGTGATCTAATAAAaatgttatataaatattatttatctttttttttattttttttataccaaataaaggaaggaatcaTTTTCATACATCCTTCTATGTTTTATCAAACATATGAAAGGATGGATGGATCTTCATCTATCATCTTTCTTATTTATCCTTCTTTCTTCATCCATCTTTCTTTTGATCTATTCTTTATATTAAATGGAGGGTTAATATTTCCTTTACGGGTCATACAATATGCTACTTGGTCATGCAAGTTGAAAGTCAACCTTAGCCATTAACATCTTGAAACTCCAAAACATTAAATTCATTCTAAGAAAACTTAATGTGCATCAAGAACAAGAGATGAGAATTTCAAGCAGGAGCGAGAGCCAAGAAACAACTTCATTGAAATGTGATAAAAGGATGCCAAATTACGTAGATAAGGCTCATGATTCGATGACTTGTTTAACAAAGTTGACATGAAGAACAAGCAAGAAACTTTggaagatacatacatatatatatatatatatatatatatacatatatatatataatatataaaaaaaaaaaaaatatatatatatatataattcatacCATAGCAGTGTTTTCAGCTCCGCTTGACGGGATCAAAGTTGGCAACGCCGATGACAGCGCCGACGATGACGCCGAGCACGACTCCACCGGCCAGAATGCTGAGGAGGAAGTTATTGAGTGATGGTGAGATCCCCGGCTGGGCTGCCTCTGCCATGTCCGGTGTCAACAGGGCTGCCGCCACCGCCGCTCCTGTCAGACCGGCCACTGCCTTCTCCTTCACCGATGATGCCCGGATGCTCGCTCTCATCTTAGAAGACGCTCCAACCCGGGCTGAGAGACTCAGTGGGTGGAAGAAGGCGTTGGAGCCGACCAGCTGCGGCTTCTGGTGACCCGCCCGAGTTAGCGGCATCGCCATGGCGGCGGCGGAAACTGATGCCATTACGAAGACAACAAAAAGTTACTACTTCTGCGTTAGGGAAGGACTCGATCCTTATGTGCTGTCGATTGAGAGAGAAAAGAATGGAAATGGAGGGGATAAGATAGACTGGTGGGCGAGGTGGTGAAACGGGGGGTGCTGCGGAAGCCAGGTCAGCACTGGATCCTACGTGGAGGCTTATGGTTGTGCCAATGGAGGATAATGTTATCTTCATCTTTGAAACCACGGAGAGCCAGCAGGTACTCTATTTCTTCTGGGGAAGGCATTGTCGGGACACATGTTTGCTAAGACCTACTCCTTTGTATTCTATATACGATGGGGGCGTTTCGCCGCTTGATGCGTGGCAATTGCATGAGACTCCGTGGGGAACTCATGTCAGACTAAATTGGTCACAAATGTTCGCAGTGAATTGTGATGAACCACCCCGCCTTTCTGTGCCTCTTTGTCCGCAGGATTTGAGGTTTTGCCCTGCTGGAATGTCTGAAAAAATCGACCGTGATACAGCTCACCGAATTGTATGACGGGAATGATGCTTTCTTTATTTGCAGATGGCAACGGAAGCAAGAACTCGGATGGTAGGTACTAATCCAATGTCTGATGCTCTTTTTTTTAACGGTTAAAATATTTAGAAGATGTTTGGTTGGGGAGAGAGGTTTCGGAATTGGAATGGATGACtttcattccaaccatttggttgggaggagtctcgTTCCAATTCCAATTTcaggatggaatgggaatggcttaatctatatagaactcaatctctactctcttctataaattcaaatttttattccaattccgatttcgaTCATGAATCAAACGCTTCGGAGGATTTGATCATTTCGGTTCCGATTCCAAaccattccgattttcattcccATTTCGATTTTAGTTACGAACTAAACACCTccttagaggatgtttggtgtacgatcggaatcagaatcgaaatcagaatagaTTGAAATGAAAATCAACATAGCTATATCCTCTAAAACATTTGGTTCATGAGGATTTGAATTCTTGGAAAGAGTCGGAATTGATTTTAGGAGGATTAGACCATCCGATTCCAACCTAAAATCGAAGTTGGAATGGAAATTCTTTCAATCAAATGGTTAGAATGGGAGCCATCTATTTCGATTCCTATTTCTGACCCCCAttcttcctaccaaacacccctttAATGGTTGGATATACACACTGAAACAACTTCATCACTCTTTCTCATTTTGCATATTCTCGTGATTACATGAATTTGGTTCTTATACAAATAGCAGTCCTTGTAAACGTGTCGTGTGCATGCCTGTAGCACCTAAAATAGAGGCAGGATACAGATTATGATCACTGCTAGTTGGGACTTCTGGCCGTGGTAGTACATCATGctccctgttgcggccaatcgcctcgtcgcccgatcgccgggaagcgtgcacctgcaaaaggaagtccgcactgaccggaggcggctccggcggggaccctccgacggtcaagtcagagaggtgactgggcaacagtgaaatgcagacagagagctctgagaaggagagagggagagggagagagaggagcgagcctgcgtatgtggaagagacgggcggatcgatcccttgcactgttgccttccccggtatatatagtggagcgcggtatggcgccatcattaatggcgcggacaagtgaggaactgtcaactcactgtaggctgtcagagccgccgtgaaaacgtcatgtcgccgtgtagccgtctaatcaccagggttgacccggctctcggcgggacaatgcccctaggtaactgtgccgcatgtccgtgtcagagctgacaacgtctggcggccgtacggcggttggtggagtcggccgacccaaggtcggtggccagcagagtggcgtcggactcctccgtcggtcggcgagcttcaagggggtcggctaccggacctctgggtttagtcggtcgggaatggaccgtggaatggccgcggttagccgctgatggcgtccgttggcctgtcgcccgacttacgatcggccagtcagagtcgttcgtcgggccgtcggttagtcggtcgggccgccagccggtcgggccctccgatagtcggtcggtcggtcggtcggtgtcccccaacagttgcccccctccactcctaagtcgggtggagagctggccgatgccttcattcgggtagcaaggccggacgactgggagtggatttgtcgcatgtgcagatccgaccgtaccgccggctgatccgttgtcagacatctcgcgaatcccaagtgatccgaacgtctagtcgatgccggaagtcgcgccggcgtcaggtgtcagacgccacgtcttgtcgttgtcagccgtcacgtcggtgccagaaggtcgggtgccggacgatacggcgtcagtcgatcggatattcggcgccgatcgcgggtggagcgtcccatcgggaacgtggaccggcgcgggcggccgactgcggagccaacccccgcgcgccgcgtgtcatggtggttggccgacgtccgctccggcatttaatgagggcggtgcgggcgtcccgggacgaagcgcgccgaatccccggccaaccggcgggcgccacgcgtcgcgcatctggaggtcttcggtcggcgcggaaggatctcggccgtcggtcggtcctatatatataggacctcccggacctcgacctacatttgccatttgctgggggaaactctgtccgggcgatttctcggtcgtcgcgggcagagctcttctctacctccggagggtccatcgggttcgtggtcctccttccccttcttgctttcttctcttctttctcttctttcggtccctgcacaatgaccaggaaaccgactcagggagctcagtcggggaacc is part of the Elaeis guineensis isolate ETL-2024a chromosome 15, EG11, whole genome shotgun sequence genome and harbors:
- the LOC140854157 gene encoding uncharacterized protein, translating into MASVSAAAMAMPLTRAGHQKPQLVGSNAFFHPLSLSARVGASSKMRASIRASSVKEKAVAGLTGAAVAAALLTPDMAEAAQPGISPSLNNFLLSILAGGVVLGVIVGAVIGVANFDPVKRS